The genomic DNA TTTCCTAAACTGGATCTAATCACAGTAGACGGACATTTCAGCGGTTGGCAAAAGGCGCATAAAGATCATTTTGCAGATGGAGCTTCCTTCGATCAGCTCTATGTTAAATGAAATCAATAAATTCTTTCTAAATGGAAAAATAAAACCATATCTTTTTTCTATTACTCAATGTTATATAATAGATTAAGTAAATTTCTTTTAGAAAAGCAAATCTGAGCATAAACATTAAGTATACGCTATATAGATATCAATAAAAATTTAAAAATAATTTACTCAGCCTTAAAGACAACATGAGTAAATTATTTTTTTCTAAAATAGAAAATTTCTTTTTTTATTATTTTTATTTCATAAAAAACATTTCCACACACCATAAAACTTAAAAATTGATTATCGTAAATTTTTACTACAAAACATTAGACGCTCTTACAAAAATCCATCTCAAAAATATATCTTAGAATAATCGAAATCGGTATTTTAAGTAAAGATAAAGTATTTTTGAAATAGATTCTAGATGGTTTAACTTTTAAGTAGTACCCTAAATTTTTCAGACAAATTTTCGTTTAGGCAGAATTTTAAACATTCTATTTTAACGTGAGCTCGACCATGATTCATTGTTTTGAAAAAAGTTAGGATCTGAATTTGCAGATTAATTTCTAAAATGTGGAAACTACCACAATTTATAAAATAAAAGTTTATAACTGTCGTATTCAAGTGTAGGAACTATTACGAATCACGATTTTACGAATAAATTCCAAAATTCTAGAAACTCATACTTTTAGAAAATTTTATATTCAAGTTATGTAAAATTTAAAAACAGCCGTTTACTTTTACAAAAAACTTTCTATAACAGATACATATCTAACTTTAAAAATACAATCAAGAAGTCTCCAATTTTTAAAATATAAGAAAACACTAAAGCGATGATTTTTACAACTTCGTTGAAAGCAAAAGGCTTACATTGCACAATGCCTTTTTGCAACATCGCTTTTTACTAAAGCGATGTTGGCTCAAAAAAGGCGAGATTCTCGGGACCTTCATGAATGACGATTCGATCCACTCTTCCCCCGACGGTATGCACACTTTCCTTGAGATAATGATAAAACCATCTTGCAATGTTTTCTGACGTAGGATTGACCTTTTTAAATTCTTCTAAGTCGTTAATTAGAATATGATCCAACTTACCTACAAGTTCTTTGAGTTTTAGTTTGGAAGTGAGAAAGTCAAAACTGATCCCGTCGTCTCCAATGTTTTTTTTTCCAGAAAGATAAATTTCTACCTTCCAAGAATGTCCATGAATCGGTTCATCCGATCCGTCTGGAAAATATTTGTAGAGATAATGTGAGGATTCAAAACGTTCCTCAATTCGAATATAAAATCTTCCTGATTCTTCAAAAAACATAGATCTTGACTTTCTTTC from Leptospira kirschneri serovar Cynopteri str. 3522 CT includes the following:
- a CDS encoding 6-carboxytetrahydropterin synthase, whose protein sequence is MFFEESGRFYIRIEERFESSHYLYKYFPDGSDEPIHGHSWKVEIYLSGKKNIGDDGISFDFLTSKLKLKELVGKLDHILINDLEEFKKVNPTSENIARWFYHYLKESVHTVGGRVDRIVIHEGPENLAFFEPTSL